A single region of the Leisingera thetidis genome encodes:
- a CDS encoding CaiB/BaiF CoA transferase family protein, with protein MLPLDGITVVSLEHAIAAPFATRQLADLGARVIKVERPGSGDFARNYDSRVNGLASHFVWTNRSKESLTLDVKHPDGAQILQELVSKADVVVQNLAPGAAARLGLSYADMRKTNQGVILCNISGYGGSGPDCHRKAYDLLIQSESGFLSTTGTPDSPSKAGISIADIAAGMYAYTNILAALLQRNKTGLGCEIDLSMLEAMTEWMSYPLYYSYDGAAPPARAGASHATIFPYGPFPAGDGRTVILGLQNDREWTAFCTSVLQQPALARDPRYASNSARAANKESLARVVTDCFAGLTADQVLDRLNRAGIANARLNDMKEVWQHVQFAARDRWRDVDTPAGPVPALLPPGGIGMPPRMEAVPALGQHSGSILAEMGHSAAAIAALRAQGVI; from the coding sequence ATGCTGCCGCTTGATGGAATAACCGTTGTCAGTCTGGAACACGCGATTGCCGCGCCGTTTGCCACCCGTCAGCTGGCAGATCTGGGTGCCCGCGTCATCAAGGTTGAACGTCCCGGATCCGGGGATTTTGCCCGCAACTATGACAGCCGGGTCAACGGGCTGGCCTCCCATTTCGTATGGACGAACCGATCGAAGGAAAGCCTGACCCTGGACGTCAAGCATCCCGATGGCGCGCAGATCCTGCAAGAGCTTGTGTCAAAAGCCGATGTCGTAGTTCAGAACCTTGCCCCCGGTGCGGCGGCGCGGCTGGGGCTCAGCTACGCTGATATGCGCAAGACCAACCAGGGCGTCATTCTGTGCAACATTTCCGGCTATGGAGGCTCCGGGCCGGACTGCCACCGCAAGGCCTATGATCTGCTGATTCAATCCGAATCCGGCTTCCTGTCGACCACCGGCACCCCTGACTCCCCCAGCAAAGCGGGCATATCGATCGCAGACATTGCCGCAGGCATGTATGCCTACACCAACATTCTTGCGGCCCTGTTGCAACGCAACAAAACTGGCCTGGGGTGCGAAATAGACCTTTCCATGCTTGAAGCCATGACGGAATGGATGAGCTACCCCCTCTACTATTCCTACGACGGTGCTGCGCCGCCTGCCCGTGCAGGCGCCAGCCACGCAACGATCTTTCCCTATGGCCCCTTTCCTGCCGGAGATGGCCGAACGGTCATTCTGGGGCTTCAGAATGATCGCGAATGGACGGCCTTCTGCACGAGCGTCCTGCAACAGCCAGCACTTGCCAGGGATCCCCGCTATGCCAGCAACAGCGCACGCGCCGCCAACAAGGAAAGCCTGGCCCGGGTAGTCACCGATTGCTTTGCCGGTCTCACCGCAGATCAGGTTCTCGACCGGCTCAACCGCGCTGGTATCGCCAATGCCCGCCTGAACGATATGAAGGAGGTCTGGCAGCACGTTCAGTTCGCGGCACGGGACCGCTGGCGGGACGTGGACACGCCCGCCGGCCCGGTCCCTGCCCTGCTGCCGCCAGGGGGCATAGGAATGCCCCCCCGCATGGAAGCTGTGCCTGCGCTCGGTCAGCACTCCGGCAGCATCCTTGCAGAAATGGGCCATTCCGCTGCTGCCATCGCCGCCTTGCGCGCCCAAGGGGTGATCTGA
- a CDS encoding DctP family TRAP transporter solute-binding subunit has product MAGTQASADACDEGEIVVKFSHVTNTDKHPKGIAAALLEKRVNEEMNGTMCLEVYPNSTLYNDNKVLEAMLQGDVQLAAPSLSKFEKFTKQFRLFDLPFMFKNIEAVDAFQGSETGQAMLDSMQRRGLQGLAYWHNGMKQMSANKPLLEPSDANGLKFRVQSSDVLVAQMEAIGGSPQKMAFSEVYGALQQGVVDGQENTWSNIYGKKFFEVQDGVTETNHGVIDYLVVTSVDWLSSLEPDVRKQFLEILGDVSRTRNTEATKVNNEAKAAIIAAGGTVRTLAPGQRQAWVAAMKPVWENFSADVGQDMIDAAQAVNKGL; this is encoded by the coding sequence ATGGCCGGTACACAGGCCAGCGCGGACGCCTGCGACGAAGGCGAAATCGTGGTGAAGTTCAGCCACGTCACCAACACCGACAAGCACCCCAAGGGGATTGCGGCCGCACTGTTGGAAAAGCGCGTGAACGAGGAAATGAACGGCACCATGTGCCTGGAGGTCTATCCGAACTCCACGCTCTACAATGACAACAAGGTGCTGGAAGCGATGCTGCAGGGCGACGTGCAGCTGGCGGCGCCGTCCTTGTCGAAATTCGAGAAGTTCACCAAGCAGTTCCGCCTGTTCGACCTGCCGTTCATGTTCAAGAACATCGAGGCGGTGGATGCGTTCCAGGGCTCGGAGACCGGCCAGGCGATGCTCGACAGCATGCAGCGCCGCGGCCTGCAGGGGCTGGCCTACTGGCACAACGGCATGAAGCAGATGTCGGCCAACAAGCCGCTGCTGGAACCGTCGGACGCCAACGGGCTGAAGTTCCGGGTGCAGTCCTCGGACGTGCTGGTGGCGCAGATGGAAGCGATCGGCGGCTCGCCCCAGAAGATGGCGTTCTCGGAAGTCTACGGCGCGCTGCAGCAGGGGGTCGTGGACGGGCAGGAGAACACCTGGTCCAACATCTACGGCAAGAAGTTCTTTGAGGTGCAGGACGGCGTGACCGAGACCAACCACGGCGTTATCGACTACCTTGTCGTAACATCTGTGGACTGGCTTAGCAGCCTTGAACCGGATGTCCGCAAGCAGTTCCTGGAAATTCTGGGCGACGTATCCAGAACCCGGAATACCGAGGCCACGAAAGTGAACAATGAAGCGAAGGCGGCAATCATCGCAGCAGGCGGCACCGTGCGCACGCTGGCTCCCGGGCAGCGTCAAGCCTGGGTCGCCGCGATGAAGCCTGTCTGGGAGAATTTCTCCGCTGACGTGGGGCAAGACATGATCGATGCGGCTCAAGCAGTCAACAAGGGCCTTTGA
- a CDS encoding acyl-CoA dehydrogenase family protein yields MTHDARTNHQEIRDAIRALCATFPPEYHRMIDENRAYPEDFVNALTRDGWLAAMIPETYGGSGLGLTEASIILEEINRAGGNAGACHGQMYNMGTLLRHGSSEQKQRYLPGIAQGRLRLQSMAVTEPAAGTDTTMIKTTARRQGDRYVVNGQKVWISRVRHSDLMILLARTTPLSEVARKSLGMSIFLVDLRQAIGNGLEVKPIANMVNHETNELFFDNLEIPAENLIGEEGMGFRYILDGLNAERTLIAAECIGDGFWFLDKAAQYVTGREVFGRPIGQNQGVQFPLAEAKIELEAANLMRFRACALFDAGQKAGSEANMAKYLAAKASWEAANACLQSHGGYGFATEYDVERKFRETRLYQVAPVSTNLILSYVAEHMLGLPRSF; encoded by the coding sequence ATGACACATGACGCTCGAACAAACCACCAGGAAATCCGTGACGCCATACGGGCGCTCTGCGCAACCTTTCCGCCCGAATACCACCGCATGATAGACGAAAACCGCGCCTACCCCGAGGACTTCGTCAACGCACTCACCCGTGACGGCTGGCTGGCTGCCATGATCCCCGAAACCTATGGCGGATCGGGGCTTGGCCTGACCGAAGCCAGCATCATTCTTGAAGAGATCAACCGGGCCGGCGGCAATGCCGGCGCATGCCACGGCCAGATGTACAATATGGGCACCCTGCTGCGGCACGGTTCCTCCGAGCAGAAGCAACGCTATCTGCCCGGCATCGCCCAGGGCAGGCTCCGGCTGCAATCGATGGCCGTGACGGAGCCTGCCGCCGGGACCGATACCACAATGATCAAAACCACGGCGCGCCGCCAGGGCGACCGTTATGTCGTGAACGGCCAGAAAGTCTGGATCAGCCGTGTACGGCATTCCGATCTGATGATTCTGCTGGCGCGCACGACGCCGCTTTCGGAAGTCGCAAGGAAGTCCCTTGGCATGTCGATCTTCCTCGTCGATCTGAGGCAGGCCATCGGCAACGGGCTGGAGGTGAAGCCGATTGCCAATATGGTCAACCATGAAACCAATGAGCTGTTCTTCGACAACCTGGAAATTCCTGCGGAGAACTTGATCGGCGAGGAGGGAATGGGGTTCCGCTATATCCTGGACGGGCTGAATGCGGAACGCACCCTGATCGCGGCAGAATGCATCGGTGACGGCTTTTGGTTTCTCGACAAGGCAGCACAATACGTGACCGGTCGCGAGGTCTTCGGGCGTCCCATCGGGCAGAACCAGGGGGTGCAGTTTCCGCTGGCCGAGGCCAAGATCGAGCTTGAGGCCGCCAATCTGATGCGGTTCCGGGCCTGTGCCCTGTTCGATGCCGGACAGAAGGCGGGCAGCGAGGCCAATATGGCAAAATATCTGGCTGCCAAGGCCAGTTGGGAAGCGGCCAACGCCTGCCTCCAATCCCATGGCGGTTATGGTTTTGCCACCGAATACGATGTGGAGCGCAAGTTCCGGGAAACGCGGCTCTATCAGGTCGCACCGGTCTCCACCAATCTCATTCTCTCATACGTCGCCGAGCATATGCTCGGCCTGCCGAGGTCCTTCTGA
- a CDS encoding TRAP transporter small permease, with protein sequence MHQTHASALPGFLGVIDSAISRTESFLLAAGVLLMAANTVANVVGRFALGNSLFFTEELNRILIILITFAGISYAARHARHIRMSALYDALPPGARKALMVAISLVTAGFMFLLCFYAVTYIGAQAARGRLLPALQIPVWVILVWLPAGFFMTGMQYLLTAVRNLTSPGIYLSTRVQEGYGNAEEIEI encoded by the coding sequence ATGCACCAGACACACGCGTCAGCGCTGCCCGGATTTCTGGGGGTGATCGACAGCGCCATCAGCCGCACCGAATCGTTCCTGCTGGCTGCCGGTGTCCTGCTGATGGCCGCCAATACCGTGGCCAATGTGGTGGGGCGGTTTGCGCTGGGCAATTCCCTCTTCTTTACCGAAGAGCTGAACCGGATTCTGATTATCCTGATCACCTTTGCCGGCATCAGCTATGCCGCGCGCCATGCCCGCCACATCCGGATGTCGGCACTGTATGACGCGCTGCCGCCGGGGGCCCGCAAGGCGCTGATGGTGGCGATTTCGCTGGTCACCGCCGGCTTCATGTTCCTGCTGTGCTTTTACGCGGTGACATACATCGGCGCGCAGGCGGCGAGGGGGCGGCTGCTGCCGGCCTTGCAGATCCCGGTCTGGGTGATCTTGGTCTGGTTGCCTGCCGGCTTCTTCATGACCGGCATGCAGTACCTGCTGACCGCGGTGCGCAACCTGACCTCTCCCGGCATCTACCTCTCGACCCGTGTGCAGGAGGGATACGGGAACGCGGAAGAAATCGAAATCTGA
- a CDS encoding PLP-dependent aminotransferase family protein, whose translation MKSPLHSSLALSIAKAISDGRLPKGTQLPTHRKLAEELGLSVHTVSKAYESLRRQRLIDGQVGRGSYVLDPDQPNDQPFRLSSERGGGFDLSISRPVVSQQHAERFQQALRDLPEGLDPSYYLSCRPNIGHDAHRAAGAQWLQHCGLEVKPDRIIMTNGVSHGMSAALSALTRPGDTVISDKITHHLLVSGCSYLGLNLAGLETDADGICPGAVDRFCRENSAKVLFLLPSLANATAGMIPEARRRELVEVARKHDLHIIENDAFGPVAEDRPVPVTALAPERTIYLTTFTKCTVSGLRAGYMAAPEHLLPALTGRIVVFGWMATPLMCELATRWVQDGTALELAQWQRHALAERYAIATEVLQDWRWQGHPSALHLWLPLTEGWTTGSFVSYAQELKVAVAPDAPFLTPKTPPQNAVRLSLGSIQDQERFRQALNLIAGMLNHPPEGVAPFTY comes from the coding sequence TTGAAATCCCCCCTGCATTCCAGCCTTGCGCTCTCCATTGCCAAGGCAATCTCGGATGGCAGGCTTCCAAAGGGAACGCAGCTTCCGACTCACCGTAAGCTGGCGGAAGAGCTGGGTCTGAGCGTCCACACGGTCAGCAAGGCATACGAAAGTCTGCGGCGGCAGCGGCTGATTGATGGCCAGGTCGGGCGGGGCAGCTACGTTCTGGATCCTGACCAGCCCAACGATCAGCCGTTTCGGCTGAGCTCCGAAAGAGGCGGCGGCTTTGATCTGTCGATTTCGCGCCCTGTTGTCTCGCAGCAGCATGCCGAACGGTTCCAGCAGGCGCTGCGGGATCTGCCTGAGGGGCTGGACCCTAGCTATTACCTGTCCTGCCGCCCGAACATTGGCCATGACGCGCATCGGGCCGCGGGCGCGCAATGGCTGCAGCATTGCGGTCTTGAGGTGAAGCCGGACCGGATCATCATGACCAATGGGGTCAGCCACGGCATGTCCGCCGCGCTGTCAGCACTGACCCGGCCAGGCGATACTGTTATCTCGGACAAGATCACTCACCACCTGCTGGTATCGGGCTGTTCCTATTTGGGTCTGAACCTTGCTGGTCTTGAAACCGATGCAGATGGAATTTGTCCGGGTGCGGTGGATCGGTTTTGCCGGGAGAACTCCGCCAAAGTTTTGTTTCTGCTGCCCTCTTTGGCCAACGCAACTGCAGGGATGATACCTGAGGCGCGACGCAGAGAGCTGGTGGAAGTTGCCCGCAAGCACGATTTGCACATCATCGAAAACGATGCATTCGGTCCGGTCGCCGAAGACCGCCCGGTGCCGGTGACGGCGCTGGCGCCGGAGCGGACGATTTATCTGACGACCTTCACCAAATGCACCGTGTCGGGGCTGCGGGCGGGTTATATGGCGGCACCGGAGCATCTGCTGCCGGCGCTGACCGGGCGGATTGTCGTGTTCGGCTGGATGGCGACGCCGCTGATGTGCGAGCTGGCAACCCGCTGGGTGCAGGACGGCACCGCGCTGGAGCTGGCGCAGTGGCAACGGCACGCGCTGGCGGAACGCTATGCCATCGCCACAGAGGTGCTGCAGGACTGGCGCTGGCAGGGGCATCCGTCGGCGCTGCACCTGTGGCTGCCGCTGACCGAGGGCTGGACCACCGGCAGCTTTGTTTCCTATGCGCAGGAACTGAAGGTGGCGGTGGCGCCGGACGCGCCGTTCCTGACCCCCAAGACGCCGCCGCAGAATGCCGTGCGCCTCTCGCTGGGCAGTATCCAGGACCAAGAGCGTTTCCGGCAGGCCCTGAACCTGATTGCGGGGATGCTGAACCATCCGCCGGAGGGAGTGGCACCCTTTACTTATTGA
- a CDS encoding LysR substrate-binding domain-containing protein: MNIELVDLRLFVKIAECGNLTHGAARAFLSPPAASARIKSVEQEAGQQLLVRNNKGISLTPAGETFLRQARLVLRQLDFLADEMTNAEAGHLRIFANTTAVTEFLPEILARFLAARPGVTVDLQERLTQEIVRSVVDGTADIGIISGPHGHVDLEAVRFSTDRLMLAVPAGHPLAGRDRILLDQTLEFEHIGLHEGSTLLDFLRRQLRRSGFDRSLRIQVRSFEAMCRLVEAGVGIGVVPESAAQRHLQTMNIRLLVLEDAWALRDRSILMRSQGALPQSAQLLIGMLIDEGAGGRK; the protein is encoded by the coding sequence ATGAACATTGAGCTTGTAGACCTGCGCCTGTTTGTGAAAATCGCCGAGTGCGGAAACCTGACCCACGGCGCAGCGCGCGCCTTTTTATCCCCGCCTGCAGCCAGCGCCCGCATCAAATCCGTGGAGCAGGAGGCGGGACAGCAGCTGCTGGTACGAAACAACAAAGGGATCAGCCTGACACCGGCTGGGGAGACCTTCTTGCGCCAGGCCCGGCTGGTCTTGAGGCAGCTGGATTTTCTGGCGGATGAAATGACCAACGCGGAGGCCGGCCACCTCCGGATTTTTGCCAATACGACAGCTGTGACCGAGTTTCTGCCGGAAATTCTTGCGCGGTTCCTGGCAGCGCGTCCGGGCGTGACAGTCGATCTTCAGGAACGGCTGACACAAGAGATCGTCCGGTCTGTGGTAGATGGGACCGCAGACATCGGGATCATTTCAGGCCCCCACGGGCACGTTGACCTGGAAGCCGTAAGATTCTCAACTGACCGGCTGATGCTGGCAGTGCCCGCCGGTCATCCATTGGCCGGCCGGGATCGCATTCTTCTCGATCAGACGCTTGAATTTGAGCATATAGGCTTGCACGAAGGCAGTACGCTTCTGGACTTTCTCCGGCGCCAGCTCCGGCGCAGCGGATTTGACCGGAGCCTGAGGATTCAGGTGCGGAGTTTTGAAGCCATGTGCCGTCTGGTCGAGGCGGGAGTTGGAATTGGGGTCGTGCCTGAATCCGCGGCTCAGCGGCATTTGCAAACCATGAACATCAGGCTGCTGGTTCTGGAAGATGCCTGGGCACTGCGTGACCGCTCCATTTTGATGAGAAGCCAAGGCGCACTGCCCCAATCGGCTCAACTGCTGATCGGAATGCTCATTGACGAAGGGGCGGGCGGTCGAAAGTAG
- a CDS encoding FAS1-like dehydratase domain-containing protein encodes MNTDRLEKWIGRTQAYNERIAPFPSNALAATLDRDDPEYADGTPLPPLWHWLHFLPVYKLSEAGYDGHAAPGGFLPPVSLPRRMWAGSRLTFTAPLRIGSTLRKVSQVKSIQAKHGRSGQLVFVTVSHQLFDGETLGVDEEHDIVYREEPAPGAIAPAPPQAPADSDFSREIHPDPVLLFRYSALTFNGHRIHYDQPFCVTSEGYKGLVVHGPLIATLLLDLLRRQRPGAVVKSFQFRALSAISDTESFTVHGSVGADGTTVQLWAQRQDGALAMQAEAIIA; translated from the coding sequence ATGAACACCGACCGTCTGGAAAAGTGGATCGGCCGCACACAAGCCTATAATGAACGGATTGCCCCTTTCCCCTCGAATGCGCTCGCTGCCACGCTGGATCGAGATGATCCGGAGTATGCGGACGGCACCCCGCTGCCGCCGCTCTGGCACTGGCTTCACTTCCTGCCGGTCTACAAGCTTTCCGAGGCCGGTTACGACGGCCACGCGGCGCCCGGTGGGTTTTTACCCCCGGTTTCCCTGCCGCGCCGGATGTGGGCGGGCAGCCGCCTGACCTTCACCGCGCCGCTCCGGATCGGAAGCACCCTGCGCAAGGTATCGCAGGTCAAGTCCATCCAGGCCAAGCATGGGCGCAGCGGCCAATTGGTTTTTGTCACTGTCAGCCACCAACTATTTGACGGCGAAACTCTGGGCGTCGACGAAGAACACGACATCGTCTACCGCGAGGAGCCCGCCCCGGGCGCAATTGCACCAGCCCCGCCGCAAGCTCCTGCGGATTCTGACTTTTCACGAGAGATCCACCCGGATCCGGTGCTTCTCTTCCGCTACTCCGCGCTCACCTTCAATGGGCATCGCATCCACTATGACCAGCCTTTCTGCGTTACCTCCGAAGGCTACAAGGGGCTGGTGGTCCACGGACCGCTGATCGCAACACTACTGCTGGATCTGTTGCGGCGTCAGCGGCCGGGTGCAGTGGTGAAGAGTTTTCAGTTCCGGGCCCTGTCGGCCATTTCCGATACGGAAAGCTTTACCGTGCATGGCTCCGTCGGAGCTGACGGCACGACCGTTCAGCTTTGGGCGCAGCGTCAGGACGGCGCACTTGCCATGCAGGCGGAGGCAATCATCGCATGA
- a CDS encoding HpcH/HpaI aldolase/citrate lyase family protein, protein MTDLNFARSFLFVPGDRPERFAKAAQSGAHAMIMDLEDAVADAAKAEARRNIRAYLDESHPQNILVRINNAENRGFAADLDVAQHEGLAGVILPKANHAQVADLARHLSRPVWPLIETAQGVSEAAAIAGLPNCGRMLLGTIDLSQEMGLDMEHPGGQAMLDHARYQLVSAACRAGRPAPIDGVFPSLEDAQGLKAAAKHAAAIGMSGMMCIHPRQIEAIHAAFFPTDTEIEWAGAVLAASQTEKSSFRFRGQMVDKPVLARATTILSRLPDDGGDPRPEADLHVKLRLDQTKGRKR, encoded by the coding sequence ATGACTGACTTGAATTTCGCCCGCAGCTTTCTGTTCGTGCCCGGAGACCGCCCCGAACGTTTTGCCAAAGCCGCTCAATCCGGTGCGCACGCCATGATCATGGACCTTGAGGATGCTGTAGCGGATGCGGCCAAGGCGGAAGCCCGCAGAAACATCCGCGCCTATCTGGACGAATCCCATCCTCAGAACATCCTTGTCCGGATCAACAACGCGGAAAACCGCGGGTTCGCCGCTGATCTTGACGTTGCGCAGCACGAAGGACTGGCCGGAGTGATCCTGCCAAAGGCAAACCACGCGCAGGTAGCCGACTTGGCGCGGCACTTGTCCCGGCCCGTCTGGCCCTTGATTGAAACAGCCCAGGGTGTGAGCGAGGCGGCAGCAATTGCCGGGCTGCCGAACTGCGGACGCATGCTGCTGGGCACGATCGACCTGTCCCAGGAGATGGGACTGGACATGGAACACCCTGGCGGGCAGGCAATGCTGGACCACGCCCGCTATCAGCTGGTGTCCGCTGCCTGCCGTGCCGGACGCCCCGCACCAATTGACGGTGTTTTTCCCTCGCTGGAAGACGCCCAGGGTTTGAAAGCTGCCGCAAAGCACGCTGCGGCCATCGGTATGAGCGGCATGATGTGTATCCACCCCCGGCAAATCGAGGCAATCCACGCCGCGTTTTTCCCCACGGATACTGAGATTGAATGGGCCGGGGCCGTCCTCGCAGCTTCCCAAACAGAGAAAAGCAGTTTCCGGTTCCGCGGCCAAATGGTGGATAAACCGGTGCTGGCGCGCGCAACAACCATCCTGTCACGCTTGCCGGATGATGGAGGAGATCCGCGTCCTGAGGCAGATTTACATGTGAAACTGCGACTTGATCAAACCAAAGGGAGAAAAAGATGA
- the dctP gene encoding TRAP transporter substrate-binding protein: protein MAQTVTLSFGALAAAGIALAGSAAQADTWRYAFEEAMTDVQGVYAQKFKAEIEAKSDHEVQLFPYGTLGESADIMEQTQDGILQFVDQSPGFTGSLIPEAQVFFVPYLLPTDQDHLARFYKESKAINGMFKPLYADQGLELLTMFPEGEVAMTTKTPVTTCADLDEVKFRVMTNPLLVESYKAFGATPTPLPWGEVYGGLQTNVIQGQENPTFFLYSTKIFEVTDYITYAGHNNFTTAVMANKEFYDGLSAGDQQLVQNAAQAAYDHTVVYQQQAAESELAKIMEAKPEMQVTVLNDDQRSCFKEAAAEVEAKFVEMTGGSGAAILEQLKADLAATAN from the coding sequence ATGGCTCAGACAGTCACACTTAGCTTCGGCGCCCTGGCGGCGGCGGGGATTGCCCTGGCGGGGAGTGCGGCGCAGGCGGACACATGGCGCTATGCCTTTGAAGAGGCGATGACCGATGTGCAGGGCGTCTATGCGCAGAAGTTCAAGGCAGAGATCGAGGCGAAATCGGATCACGAGGTCCAGCTGTTCCCCTATGGCACGCTGGGCGAATCCGCGGACATCATGGAGCAAACTCAGGACGGCATCCTGCAGTTCGTGGATCAGTCGCCGGGCTTTACCGGCTCCTTGATCCCGGAGGCGCAGGTGTTCTTTGTGCCCTACCTGCTGCCGACCGATCAGGATCACCTGGCGCGCTTCTACAAGGAGAGCAAGGCGATCAACGGCATGTTCAAGCCGCTTTATGCCGATCAGGGGCTGGAGCTCTTGACCATGTTCCCCGAGGGCGAAGTGGCAATGACCACCAAGACGCCTGTCACCACCTGCGCCGATCTGGACGAGGTGAAGTTCAGGGTGATGACCAACCCCTTGCTGGTCGAAAGCTACAAGGCCTTTGGCGCCACCCCGACGCCGCTGCCCTGGGGCGAGGTCTATGGGGGGCTGCAGACCAATGTGATCCAGGGGCAGGAGAACCCGACGTTCTTCCTCTACTCGACCAAGATCTTTGAGGTCACCGATTACATCACCTATGCCGGCCACAACAATTTCACCACCGCGGTGATGGCCAACAAGGAGTTTTATGACGGCCTTAGCGCCGGGGACCAGCAGCTGGTGCAGAACGCGGCGCAGGCGGCCTATGACCACACCGTGGTCTACCAGCAGCAGGCGGCCGAGAGCGAGCTGGCCAAGATCATGGAGGCCAAGCCGGAGATGCAGGTGACGGTGCTGAACGACGATCAGCGCAGCTGCTTCAAGGAGGCGGCGGCTGAGGTCGAGGCCAAGTTCGTCGAGATGACCGGCGGCAGCGGTGCGGCGATCCTGGAGCAGCTGAAGGCAGATCTGGCGGCCACCGCCAACTGA
- a CDS encoding SGNH/GDSL hydrolase family protein, whose amino-acid sequence MNPFSRIYYFGDSLTDEGNAVDILASVIEPVILLDLIISFGGIPSPADRDRLQAQAEVQARQTVIDSFSEVGTMGAVTNALTHASYAASLGGFEVVNYAVATATALADGLLEDMIDLEAQVADFTKDASGGVPADSAAFLLIGGNDFTDLLGTVQEQQILTQAEFLALAGPVMEGLIAQIGSAANTLSATGVGTVFLATQPAAGFYPEFDTLSPALTSFADLLIDTFNTMVTDEIGILRNAGTDVRMVDLFAVSAALTEDPAGFGILADRTDYLIAGSAFDSDQVLAWDSIHPAETVHQVWGAYAEFVMRGGTAELLDEGATSLSSGSQANAVFALGGDDTIKAGRGNDAVVGGKGNDEISGGRGSDILLGGSGNDIVNGRRGNDIISGGDGNDEIRGSAGEDKIVDGRGDDLIFGGAGNDTFIFTETALIGGGAGSRDTFRGGTGADTLYLVLDDASYLEFESGNRAGVLNELGITVFGIEFIHAIDGRGGIGSAFDGFDWLPSADYWGAVSAPPPSEALLV is encoded by the coding sequence ATGAACCCGTTTTCACGTATCTACTACTTCGGCGACAGCCTGACCGATGAGGGCAACGCAGTGGACATTCTGGCGTCGGTCATCGAGCCAGTCATCCTTCTGGACCTGATCATCAGTTTTGGCGGCATTCCATCGCCAGCCGACCGGGACCGGCTTCAGGCACAGGCCGAAGTCCAGGCGAGACAGACCGTGATCGACAGTTTTTCCGAAGTCGGCACCATGGGTGCGGTCACCAACGCACTGACCCATGCCAGCTATGCCGCCAGCCTGGGCGGGTTCGAAGTTGTGAACTATGCAGTCGCGACGGCGACAGCTCTGGCTGATGGTCTTCTGGAAGACATGATTGATCTGGAGGCTCAGGTTGCAGATTTCACAAAAGACGCCTCTGGCGGCGTTCCGGCGGACTCGGCCGCGTTTCTTCTGATCGGCGGCAATGATTTCACTGACTTGCTGGGAACGGTTCAGGAGCAGCAAATCCTCACCCAAGCTGAGTTCCTGGCCCTCGCAGGACCGGTGATGGAAGGCCTGATTGCGCAAATCGGCAGCGCCGCGAACACCCTCAGCGCAACGGGTGTCGGGACAGTGTTTCTTGCGACCCAGCCGGCGGCAGGCTTTTACCCGGAATTCGATACGCTCTCCCCTGCGCTCACCTCCTTCGCGGACCTCCTCATCGACACATTCAACACTATGGTAACCGACGAGATCGGAATTCTTCGCAACGCAGGGACCGATGTACGGATGGTCGATCTTTTTGCTGTGTCGGCAGCACTTACCGAAGATCCTGCAGGATTCGGAATTCTCGCAGACCGGACTGATTACCTAATCGCCGGAAGCGCCTTTGACAGCGACCAGGTCCTTGCATGGGATTCGATCCACCCGGCCGAGACCGTGCATCAGGTCTGGGGCGCATATGCCGAATTCGTCATGCGCGGCGGCACGGCGGAACTTCTGGACGAGGGCGCAACCAGCCTGAGCTCAGGTTCTCAGGCAAATGCTGTATTCGCGCTCGGCGGCGATGACACCATCAAGGCCGGCCGCGGCAACGATGCCGTGGTCGGCGGCAAGGGAAACGACGAAATCTCCGGCGGCCGGGGCAGCGACATTCTTCTTGGCGGAAGCGGTAATGATATCGTGAACGGCCGCCGTGGCAACGACATCATCAGCGGCGGAGACGGCAACGACGAGATCCGAGGTTCCGCAGGCGAAGACAAAATCGTGGACGGCCGTGGCGACGATCTGATCTTCGGAGGTGCGGGCAACGACACCTTCATCTTCACAGAAACCGCGCTCATCGGCGGCGGCGCTGGCTCGCGCGACACATTCCGCGGCGGGACCGGTGCGGATACGCTCTACCTTGTACTGGATGACGCCAGTTATCTCGAGTTTGAATCCGGCAACCGTGCCGGGGTATTGAACGAACTCGGCATCACCGTTTTCGGGATCGAGTTCATCCATGCCATAGACGGCCGCGGCGGTATCGGCTCAGCATTTGATGGTTTTGACTGGCTCCCGTCTGCCGACTACTGGGGAGCCGTCTCTGCCCCGCCGCCCAGCGAGGCACTGCTTGTCTGA